TAACCGTTATTATGGCTTTTTTGCTTTTAGAGGAGTGACCACCGTGTCTGGGATCATCGTAATTTATGGACTGCCCTCCATATCTGGCCTCCCAGTTGTCATACATGGTAACTCAGGACTGTCTTTTGAAGCGCACTTCATATGGCAGTTACATGTAGATTGCATGTGACATGAAGAAAACTTCACATCGTCCTCCGCCTCATGTAGGATGGTAGTGAGGTTGGGAGATTAAGGGACAGAAGGAGCTGGAGGCCAATGTTGTTCCACTCGTACCTCTTCTTTGTTTAAAGCTTAACTCACATTTCGAGACCAGAGGAAAAAAAAGGAATGTACCATTGACGACTGACTCGCGGTTATGGAGTGAACGATTAGACATTTGTGTGTTTCCCTCATAATCTCCATATCTATATGAAGCACAGTACATATCCAATATGAAGGCTGTCAATATGCCAACTCTACTAGAGTTGCTCTATGTTGACTACAGTTACTTCACTCGCGTAGGTAGCTCCTTCGTCGGAGAACAAACTAGTGTCACACGCGCGCTTACTCAATTCTTTTTTACCGGCATACCCTTTTCATTAACAACTGAAATAACGGAAAAAATCTATCCATAACCAGAGAAAGGAGACGAAAAAGGGAGGGCAAGTTCAACTCACCACGCGCTTAACTCAGTTCAACGCTCCAATTTTCTCTTTGCATATCCGACGGCCGCAAACCAACGGTGACACCAAATTCACTCTGGTTTCGGTCAGTAGAAAGTGGCAAGGTTCCATAGCCCCTCGCGAGTCAACATCACCGTCATGTCATCCCCACAACACACAACCTCACCTTCACCGGGACACGGCTGGAACGGTACCCGGAGGCGCCAAGCTGACACCCCGGAGACAGCCGACGAAAAGGAGAGCACCGGTGGTAAAAAGATTCTTTTGTCCTCCACCGGCTGAATCACCACCCGATCGAGGAATGTTACCCCTCTCACTCGCAGCAACCGCACTAGCGCGCGATCGACACTATATATAGCCTGCCCGAAGCttctgtcttcaccaagcaacaCATTCCCTCGCTCGCTCTCGCCTCATAGTCCAACACTCCAATTCCCGGCCATCCTGCTAGCTCGACCGATCGTGcccatggacggcggcggcggccacagCCCGGACCTGCAGCCGGCGGAGCCGGTGCGGTCGCGGTGGACGCCCAAGCCGGAGCAGATACTGATCCTGGAGTCCATCTTCAACAGCGGCATGGTGAACCCGCCCAAGGACGAGACCGTCCGCATCCGCAAGCTCCTCGAGCGCTTCGGCGCCGTCGGCGACGCCAACGTCTTCTACTGGTTCCAGAACCGCCGCTCccgctcccgccgccgccagcgccagcTCCAGGCGCAGGCGCAGGCACAGGCACAGGCCCAGGCGCAGGCGTCCGCCGCATCCTCTGGGTCGCCACCCGCGCCTGGCGGCCTCGGCTCGGCGGCCTCGTCCACGTCGCTGGGGCTGTTCGCGCACGGCGGCGCCGCGTAcagctcgtcctcctcctcctcgtcctggccgccctcgccgccgtcggTGGGGATGGTGGGGGACATGGACCAGTGCGGAGGCGGCGACGACCTGTTCGCCATCTCGCGGCAGATGGGGtacgcggacggcggcggcggcggcggctccgggtcGTCGTTCTCTGCGGCCGccgcgcagcagcagcagcagctctacTACTCGTGCCAACCAGGTGAGCCCCGCCATGCCATGCATGCCTCGCGCTACCGATGCATGTTTTTGTTCCTCCCAAGTTCTCAACCATGAATAATTCGATCGCACATGCATGCAAGCTAATTTACGGAATTTTAATCAACATTTTGGCTTCTTCCTTGATCGGTCGATGGAATtcgttcttcttcctcttcttcgctaTAGATTCGGTACAAGAAAATCGTATTGTTTACCTTTTCACCTCTTGTTTGGATCATAATATCAGCGAAGAGATACCTCATGCATCATACATACATCTGAGGCAATTGAAAATTTTCAACCAGAAGTTGCATTGTCTTTGCTTTGTTCTTGCATGTATGGACAAACTACAAGTAGTTTCGTGTATGCACTACTTTTGGATCATCGCCGTAAAACTGTTAAAGTTGTCATATTATGTGGCTtcatttttagttttagttttctatcTGGTAAATACAACACAATTCTATTATGTTAAATCCTGTCTCTTTGCTTTAATTATTTGTTTCATAGTACTGCATAATTTCATAAGTATTTGCTTTAAGTACATGTTTTCAGCCACTTCTAAGGCCTAAAGAGGCATGCGCAAGTCAGGCATAATTTCCCCATAATTAGCAACAAACAACCCCATTACATATTATGCTTGTTCTGGTCCAAAATATCATAAGTATTTAAGGCAATGACACAGTCTTCAGGATGAACTTTGACCATTAATCTATGTGCAAACATGCTGTCTCACATTAAAATACAGTTACACATTACAAAATTTTAAATGGAGTAGTTATTTCTTTAACCTTTGAAATGTACTACTAGTATGACTGGTACTAAAACAAGCTCCATTTTGGATGGGTGTGGCGCTTACTTAACTGTACTAATTTAGCCATGCTGTACTCATTCTAAGTTTGTAACCACATTCTATGCTTCATGCATTATAAAATTCAACTATAGTTGTTGACGCACGCGTGCATGTGTACTATGTTAAACATGCCTGCTCTGAATTTTCCACAACAAACAGCTAATGCATGTTCAGAACAAGGGAACACATTAGCGCGAATATTGGGGGCGCGCCATGCCAGATAGCTGATGGGATGTTAATATTTCTTAGAGCTTAATAGAGTATTGATGGTGATTTGtttgcgtgcgtgcgtgcagcGGGCATCACGGTGTTCATCAACGGAGTGGCGACGGAGGTGCCACGGGGCCCCATGGACCTGCGCTCCATGTTCGGGCACGACGTGATGCTCGTCCACTCCAGCGGCGGCCTCCTCCCCGTCGACGACTACGGCGTGCTCATGCAGAGCTTGCAGATGGGCGAGAGCTACTACCTGGTCAGTACTCGGTACTCACTACTCAGTAGCACACCGGCACACATGCTGAAAATGCATGCACGTAGTATATGAACAGACACATCCGATTAACATTAATCCATGGAAAATGTCTCTTCTCATTGTGTTGTCTTGTAATTTCCTGACGATCGGCAGGTCGCGAGGTCAAATTAATCGAGCTGGCTGGTTGTTGATTGGTGTGAAATTTGAAACTGGTTCCTCCGATCGTTGGAGACGGGCGCATGCATGGTGCAGGTTTCAGTTAATCGATCTCTCGATGCAAACGGAAGCTTC
This region of Triticum aestivum cultivar Chinese Spring chromosome 2D, IWGSC CS RefSeq v2.1, whole genome shotgun sequence genomic DNA includes:
- the LOC123051521 gene encoding WUSCHEL-related homeobox 11 produces the protein MDGGGGHSPDLQPAEPVRSRWTPKPEQILILESIFNSGMVNPPKDETVRIRKLLERFGAVGDANVFYWFQNRRSRSRRRQRQLQAQAQAQAQAQAQASAASSGSPPAPGGLGSAASSTSLGLFAHGGAAYSSSSSSSSWPPSPPSVGMVGDMDQCGGGDDLFAISRQMGYADGGGGGGSGSSFSAAAAQQQQQLYYSCQPAGITVFINGVATEVPRGPMDLRSMFGHDVMLVHSSGGLLPVDDYGVLMQSLQMGESYYLVARSN